A window from Chrysemys picta bellii isolate R12L10 chromosome 20, ASM1138683v2, whole genome shotgun sequence encodes these proteins:
- the LOC135976773 gene encoding interferon-inducible GTPase 5-like, with protein sequence MSTEDFKAAVKAGNLSRAVSIAQEIMNRRFAVAVIGKSGSGASSFINAIRDLKNEDTGAAQIAWVGNRTNRRPTSYRHPRYPKLYFCDMPEISSSDFKADKYLEQVGFDLYDLFIIIASERFINIHTELAKEIQRRGKSFYFVRSKVDNDVLYEMAEESALRRIREECTERLQIGGLTHHQVFLISSSRPCHYDFPLLKETLFNKIFSQEREKLLSISWSTLQEKKSEKWVATIGTSFLTGGFAVAALLGPFDYADSFIMTNFIKDYYKDFGLDDDSLSTLAGQVGKDVKDLKSVMTCPQASAITPISICDLLNNFTSMAANVIRWIPVIGASVSIGRTHRVLQYFLDSIAESTFGVLKEALEGEGRKSK encoded by the coding sequence ATGTCCACCGAAGATTTCAAGGCAGCGGTGAAAGCAGGGAACCTTTCCAGAGCCGTCTCCATAGCCCAGGAGATCATGAATCGCAGATTTGCCGTTGCTGTCATTGGAAAGTCGGGCTCTGGTGCATCATCCTTTATCAATGCAATCAGGGATCTGAAGAATGAAGATACAGGAGCTGCCCAAATTGCATGGGTGGGGAACAGGACAAACAGAAGGCCTACCTCCTACAGACATCCTAGATACCCTAAATTGTACTTTTGTGACATGCCAGAGATCTCATCTTCAGATTTTAAAGCAGACAAGTATCTTGAGCAGGTAGGCTTTGACCTATATGACCTTTTCATCATAATTGCCTCTGAGCGTTTCATAAACATCCATACTGAACTCGCTAAGGAAATTCAAAGGAGGGGGAAAAGCTTTTACTTTGTACGCTCCAAAGTGGACAACGATGTGTTATATGAAATGGCTGAGGAGAGCGCCCTGCGAAGGATCCGAGAGGAGTGCACAGAGCGCCTGCAAATAGGGGGTCTGACTCACCACCAGGTTTTTCTCATATCCAGCAGTAGACCTTGCCATTATGATTTTCCACTCCTGAAAGAAactttattcaacaaaatcttcagtcaggagagagagaaattactgAGCATCTCATGGTCCACTCTGCAAgagaaaaaatcagaaaaatgggTGGCTACAATTGGAACAAGCTTCCTGACGGGCGGGTTTGCTGTTGCTGCTTTGCTGGGTCCCTTTGATTATGCGGATTCTTTCATCATGACAAATTTCATAAAAGATTATTACAAAGACTTTGGCCTGGATGACGACTCCCTCTCTACTCTCGCTGGGCAGGTTGGGAAGGATGTCAAAGACCTGAAGTCTGTGATGACATGTCCACAGGCCTCAGCAATAACACCCATTTCTATATGTGACCTGCTGAATAACTTTACTTCTATGGCTGCTAACGTTATCCGGTGGATACCAGTGATAGGTGCAAGTGTTTCTATTGGAAGAACACACAGAGTGCTTCAATACTTTTTGGATTCCATAGCTGAAAGTACCTTTGGAGTTCTGAAGGAAGctttggagggagaagggagaaagTCAAAGTAA
- the LOC135976772 gene encoding myb/SANT-like DNA-binding domain-containing protein 2: MQSSSAQVTMMESQDRKRAPAWTEWEVRDLLAIWGDESVLAELHSHKGNGKILEKVSKAMKDRGHNRDTHQCRVKIKELRKAYHKAREANGRSGAEPQTCRFYAELHALLGGAATTTPTVCYDSVNGESRNREVGSGYEEDDDEDNEDSSQQGSGQTSFPNSQDMFITLDLEPVTPELTQDMLPDPEGTQGTSAANVSPSQRLVNIRKRKRRTRDDMFTELQMSSHADCVEAVNVGHEKSTI; the protein is encoded by the exons atgcagagctcatcagcacaggtaacgatgatggagtcccaggatcgcaaaagagctccagcatggacagaatgggaggtacgggatctgctcgccatatggggagatgaatcagtgctagctgaactccatagccataaaggaaatggcaaaatattagaaaaagtctcaaaggccatgaaggacagaggccataacagggacacacatcagtgccgcgtgaaaattaaggagctacggaaagcctaccacaaagccagagaagcaaacggaaggtccggggcagagccgcaaacttgccgcttctacgcggagctgcatgccctgctagggggtgcagccaccactaccccaaccgtgtgctatgactccgtcaatggagaatcacgcaacagggaagtgggttcggggtacgaggaagatgatgatgaagacaatgaagatagctcacagcaaggaagtggacaaaccagtttccccaacagccaggatatgtttatcaccctggacctggaaccagtaacccccgaactcacccaagacatgctcccagaccctgagggcacacaagggacctctg ctgcaaatgtttctccttcgcagaggctagtgaacattagaaagagaaaacggaggacgcgggacgatatgttcacggagctccagatgtcctcccacgctgactgcgtggaggcagtcaatgttggacatgagaaaagcacaatatga